The following is a genomic window from Globicephala melas chromosome 6, mGloMel1.2, whole genome shotgun sequence.
TTATgctttcctgagcacctactatgtgcctggcccTGCACACCCCTTTCCTAGCTGCACTACAGCTTTGGCagagcctgggggttgggggtggggtgatcTGAGTGTGTCTGGGTCCAATCCAGAAAGAGAAACCACTCAGTAATTTGAATAgagaaagtttaatataaagaattactaATTTTAATTGGGCATTGGAGTAACAGGGGATTAGAACGCTACAGAATACAGGGATATTAGGTATAAGGAGCAGCTACTGGGAATTTCCAGtcgttaggacttggtgcttccaCTTctgggacccaggttcgatctctggttggggaactaagatcctgaaagccgtGTGGCACGGCCCAAAGAAAAGGAGCTGCTACCACACCCAGGGTTGAGACCCAGGCCTTGCTGGGCTGGAGAGGGTACAGCTCTGGCCCACTGGATGGCAGAGAACTCACTGTGGGGCTGTGCTGTGGAAGTTGTCATAAATCCACCTGCTAGGCTACAGGGAAGGCTGTTCACAAGAGATAACTCCCAAGAGACACTTCAAGCATCAGATAAAACTGCTCCGGGGAGGGGAAGCTTACGTTTTTTGGGTGTTACTGGTGTCAAGTGTGCCACATGAGCGCAACTCTGGAGAAGCTGTGGTCGCAGCAGGAATCAGAGGCACTCTGCTTCAAAACTGCCTGAGGCTGGATGCTGGAGGAAGCTGCTGGCCATGGGAGAAGCCATGCGCACTGTAGAAGCAAGTGCACCAGCACCAGGCCCAAAGCCCCCAGAACCAGGAAGCAAACTCCCTTCCTCCTGACATGTCTCTCCAGCGCCCTCTACTGACAAAGTTTATTACGCAGTTCGCTGGCAAGGAAAAACCTGTAAAGGGCCCAGATCCGTTTTCACAGAGCAGGCAAAAAGAGTAAACCTGGAGCTGAGAAGCAGTACATTAATAACCAGCCCAGGGGGCTCAGCACAAGAAGCCAGGACTCCCGGGTCCCACCTAGCCTTGCAGACCCCAGGCAAATAAATACCAGTGGACACTTCGGATATCACTTTCCTGCCCTTTGCCATATGTTGGTGTACTGACTACCCATGCATCCTGATTCCTGACCAGATCCTTTCCCTTCAGGTTTAAATGAATGGTAAACATCTATAAAGAGTTACTGTTTGGGGGAAGACCTAGACCCTCGCGTTGGAACGTCCCACCTGTCTCCAAGCATCCTTCCAGCTGCAACTGGAAGGATCCTTCTGACCCACACTTCCAATCTCATCCAGCAAAGCCTGAGAACCTTCTGTGCTCTgggcccagccctgggagctgAGATACAGGGGGGAGCAAAGCTGACTCAGTCCCAGCCCTCAGAACTCATGGTTTAATTGAGGGGGATGGCTCTTTGAATGCAGCGTGATTGGTGCAGTGATAGGCGGTGCTcagggggctggaggaggcctTCCTGGGGGAGGTAGTGCCCGAACTGGTCTGGAATAAAGAGCAGGAATCAGCAGGCGTGGTAGGTGGCAAGGAGCCTGCCGGGCAGCTGGGCCCTCACtggcctctcccctctccaggaGCAGCGCTCAGCGGTGTTCGTGATCCTTTTTGCCCTCATCACCATCCTCATCCTCTACACCTCCAACAGTGCCAACGAAGTCTTTCATTATGGCTCCCTGCGGGGCCGTACCCGCCGGCCCGTCAACCTCAAGAAGTGGAGCATCACCGATGGCTACATCCCCATTCTCGGCAACAAGGTAGGGCAGCTGCTTTGGGAAGCTCCCTGGGAGCTGCCTGGAGACTTATCCTCCCCATTGCCCACCATCGCTGCTCccacctccttcttctcctccacctcttctctctgcttccaccaTCCCTCCTAAAGGAAAGGGTGAATCCCACGAGTCCAGTGCCTTCAGCCCCttgttggctgtgtgacctcagacaagtaccctgtctctctctgggcctcagttttctccaagGTCCCAGCCTTAGTGCTAATATCCTATCGTCTCCTGAGTCAGAATCCCTTTGGAAAAGTCTCTCTGGTTTTCCGTGATCGCTGTCTCTGTGTGGGAGTCTACATAGGCTTTTGGAGTAGGACACTAGGGTACTTGACAACACAACAACAGTAACAGTAACGGCTGCCCACTGTCAGTTGCCTGCTGTGCACTGAACACTGTGATCAGCAGTAATCCTCATACCAGCCCGGTGAGGTTAGCGTTATCTCCcttgtgaggctcagagaggtgaagtcacttgcccaaggccacacagcaagggaggggaggagccagGGTATTGCCCCAATGCCTGATGAGCTACAGCTGTGTCAAGAGGCCAACAGTCATTCTGGGGCTTCTGTTGGCCTTGGGTAACCATGAAACTCAGGTTGTGTTTCTGGAGTTCACCCTGTGGTCCTCTGAGCCCTAATGTTTTCCCTGGGGTCAGGGAGAAAATTATTGGCCTCAAGCATGGACTCTGTCTTCTAGGAGGCAgtctccccaggccctgcctacctctctctcctccctcactaAAACCCTCATAAATCTCTCGGGGTCTTTGCATACAGTGTGTTGGTCCTGGGGCTCTGTGGCCatacagacctgggttcaaatcctagccctGCACTCCTCTGCTGTATGACTTTGGGGACATCCCTGCATGGCTGTTCTGTTCTTTTGTTCCTTAACTCTGCCCCCACTGAGCAGCCTTCTTTTGCTTCTCAACACACCATGGTCATCCCACATCAGAGCCTCTGGTCTTGCTGTTTCTCCTGCTTGAATACTTTCCCCTGCATGGTTCCTTTTCATCCTTCAGGTGTCAGCTCAGAGAGGCCTCCCCAGGTGACTTTTCTAGGGCAGCTCTCACTCCTGCCACTCTTGATCCCCTGCccccattttatttccttcccagCGTGTTTAACTTACCACCTGGCATTATTTTATCGTTTACTTGTACACCGTGTCTCCCCAACCGTGAGCTTCTTGAAGCCAGGAGTGGGGTCTCTTTTGTTCATTGTTCTGTCCCTTGTACTTGGCCATTAGCCAGCTTGCTATAAAGATTTGTTGAATGTTGCATAAATGGGCCTCAGTCTTCCTGTCTTTAAAATGAACATCATAATTCCTGCTTCCTGGAGGCCTGGATGTAcggagcacagtgcctggcactgagtgGTCATAACAGTGTTGGCTTTCCTTACCCCCCCAGACTCTGCCCTCCCGGTGCCACCAGTGTGTGATTGTCACCAGCTCCAGCCACCTGCTGGGCACCAAGCTGGGCCCTGAGATCGAGCGGGCCGAGTGCACAATCCGCATGAATGACGCACCCACCACGGGCTACTCAGCCGACGTGGGCAACAAGACCACCTTTCGCGTAGTGGCCCATTCCAGCGTATTCCGTGTGCTGCGGAGGCCCCAGGAGTTCGTCAACCGGACCCCTGAAACCGTGTTCATCTTCTGGGGTCCCCCAAACAAGATGCAGAAGCCCCAGGGCAGCCTCGTGCGCGTCATCCAGCGGGCAGGCCTGGCGTTCCCCAATATGGAGGCTTACGCCGTCTCTCTTGGCCGCATGCGCCAGTTTGATGACCTCTTCCGGAGTGAGACAGGCAAGGACAGGTACCAACCTCCTGCCCGCTCCCTCTGGCCAGTCCTGTGCTCCCTCTCAGCACGCTCCGCCCAGAGGGCCTTTTGCTCCCAGCATGCACTGCTGTGAGGGTGTGGTCACTTCTTGCCACCTTGTGGTCAGGTTTCCTAGGGGAGTTGGCTTCATGTCCAGCTCTTAGCATGAGTCATTTCCAACACGCTCTGCATGGCCTCGTCTCCCCCGGGATGCGTGAATGGCTCTGAGAGACTAGGGCTCCCAGCATGCTCTACTCTAAGGTTGCACAGTCACTCCTAGCATCTTTCTAGGAGAGCTGCCCCATAGCATGCCTCATGGAAAGTGTTGACCATACCCAGCACATCTTACTTTAAGCACACTGTTGTTCTCAGCATGCTCTATTCTAAGGCTACATCACCCTCAGTATGCCCTTCTCTGACTAATCTCCCTAGAAAAGCTAAGCCAGTGCTATCCAATAGAAACATCATGCAAGCCACACacgtaattaaaatttttatagtagccacatttaaaaagtaaaaagaaacaggtgaaattaaattcaatatatttttacttaacTCAATATGTCCAACATATAGATGCTgtaagtattttgttttatttatatctaaatatttaaaaatttttggagaTATTgtaaatagcattaaaaaaaattttttttggtttcccattattcattgctagtatatagaaatatgatagatttttgtgtgttgacctTATATCCTGTAATCCTACTAAACTTACTTATTGGTTCTGGGAgacttttgtagattctttgggattttctgtgCAAATGATCATGATGTAAGGACATGCAAATAAGGacagttattttttcctttccaatctacatgccctcatttctttttcttgccttattgcactggctagtaCTTTCAGTATAACATTGAATTGTATtggaagtggtgagagtagacatccttgccttggtTTCAGGCTTAGGGCGAAAGTGTTTAGTCTTTcatcattgaatatgatgttggctgtaggtttttgaAGCTATGGGTTGAGGAAGTtattaggttgaggaagttcccttctctcactggtttgctaagagttttttttaatcattcctGGATATtgaatttatcaaatgtttttctgcatcaattgatattgcatggtttttctttttgaattttattttttatacagcaggttcttattagttatatattttatacatattagtgtatatatgtcaatcccaatctcccagttcatcccaccactcctgccgctttccccctttggtgtccatatgtttgttctgtacatctgtgtctctatttctgccctgcaaactggttcatctgtaccatttttctaggttctacatatatgcattaatatacgatatttgtttttctctgtctgacttacttcactctgtatgacagtctctagatccatgcacatctctacaaatgacccaatttcattcctttatatggctgagtaatattccattgtatgtaccacatcttctttatccatttgtctgttgatgagcatttaggttgcttccatgacctggctattgtaaatagtgttgctatgaacattggggtgcatgtggctttttgaattatggttttctctgggtatatgcccagtagtggggttgctgggtcatatggtaattctatttttagttttttaaggaacctccatactgttccccatagtggctgtatcaatttacattcccaccaacagtgcaagagggttccgttttctccacaccctcttcagcatttgttgtttgtagattttctgatgaagcccattctaactggtgttgaggtgatacctcattgtagttttgatttgcatttctctaataattagtgatgttgaacagcttttcatgtgcttcttggccatctgtatgtcttctttggagaaatgtctatttaggtcttctgcccattttttgatggggttgtttgttttttaatattgagctgcatgagctgtttatatactttggagattaatcctttgtctgttgattcgtttgcaaatattttctcccattctgagggttgtcttttcatcttgattatagtttcctttgctttgcaaaagcttttacgtttcattaggtcccacttgtttatttttgtttttatttccattactctaggaggtggatcaaaaaagatcttgctgtgatttatgacaaaaagtgttcttcctatgttttcttctaagagttttatagtgtccggtcttacatttaggtctctaatccattttgagtttatttttgtgtatggtgttaggtagtgttctaatttcattcttttacgtgtagctgtccagttttcccagcaccacttattgaagaggctgtcttttctccattgtatatgcttgcctcctttatgaaagataaggtgaccatatgtgcgtgggtttatctctgagctttctgtcctgttccactgatctatatttctcgttttgtgccagtgccatattgtctggattactgtagctttgtagtatagtctgaagtcagagagtctgattcctctagctccgtttttttccctcaagactgctttggctattcggggtcttttgtgtctccatacaaattttaagatttttttgttctagttcagtaaaaaatgcactggtaatttgatagggattgcattgaatctgtagattgctttgggtagtatagtcattttcacaatattgattcttccaatccaagaacatggtatatctctccatctgtttgtattatctctgatttctttcatcagaatcttatagttttctgagtacaggtcttttacctccttaggtaggtttattcctagtatttattctttttgttgcagtggtgaatgggattgttttcttaatttctctttctgatcttttgttgttaatgtataggaatgcaagagatttctgtgtattaattttgtatcctgcaactttaccaaattcattgattagctctagtagatttctcgtggcatttttaggattctctatgtatagtatcatgtcgtttgcaaacagtgacagttttacttct
Proteins encoded in this region:
- the ST6GALNAC6 gene encoding alpha-N-acetylgalactosaminide alpha-2,6-sialyltransferase 6 isoform X4, which codes for MSSNKEQRSAVFVILFALITILILYTSNSANEVFHYGSLRGRTRRPVNLKKWSITDGYIPILGNKTLPSRCHQCVIVTSSSHLLGTKLGPEIERAECTIRMNDAPTTGYSADVGNKTTFRVVAHSSVFRVLRRPQEFVNRTPETVFIFWGPPNKMQKPQGSLVRVIQRAGLAFPNMEAYAVSLGRMRQFDDLFRSETGKDREKSHSWLSTGWFTMVIAVELCDHVHVYGMVPPDYCSGPACSACPTTTMSPRGRTSVSPTSRMSTAARATTTASSRKRGSSRPGRSCTESPSPTPPGPRPPCLWDSHKGHRRSGSPPSRSTKGHRLANQGWSECLLAIPALKRI
- the ST6GALNAC6 gene encoding alpha-N-acetylgalactosaminide alpha-2,6-sialyltransferase 6 isoform X3 gives rise to the protein MACPRPLSQCDPTPLPPGPPAGRWPLPLSRRRREMSSNKEQRSAVFVILFALITILILYTSNSANEVFHYGSLRGRTRRPVNLKKWSITDGYIPILGNKTLPSRCHQCVIVTSSSHLLGTKLGPEIERAECTIRMNDAPTTGYSADVGNKTTFRVVAHSSVFRVLRRPQEFVNRTPETVFIFWGPPNKMQKPQGSLVRVIQRAGLAFPNMEAYAVSLGRMRQFDDLFRSETGKDREKSHSWLSTGWFTMVIAVELCDHVHVYGMVPPDYCSGPACSACPTTTMSPRGRTSVSPTSRMSTAARATTTASSRKRGSSRPGRSCTESPSPTPPGPRPPCLWDSHKGHRRSGSPPSRSTKGHRLANQGWSECLLAIPALKRI